The following proteins are encoded in a genomic region of Oncorhynchus keta strain PuntledgeMale-10-30-2019 chromosome 35, Oket_V2, whole genome shotgun sequence:
- the fut9a gene encoding 4-galactosyl-N-acetylglucosaminide 3-alpha-L-fucosyltransferase 9, which translates to MPSASFHRILRPFLLGTFLLGCFVTLVLMYFKPSTSWLSGPVESTASTIQVKNLFSTKGDKNLTTVLVWLWPFGQTYDLGVCSSLFNIEGCFITADRNLYNKSDGVVIHHRDICTDLSNLPPLQRPSFQKWIWMNLESPSHSSQLPGIENLFNLTLNYRQDADIEVPYGSIVAAQGDEDFVPPSKSKLICWIVSNWNQDHMRVKYYNELYKHIEVHAYGQAFGEYIADQEYFPTIASCKFYLAFENSIHKDYITEKLYNPLSVGTVPVVLGPPRQNYENFVQGEAFIHVDDFTSPKELADYLLLLDRNEEMYLRYFEWRRHFKVKKAYFWAEHTCLACDNLKRHKEYKAFNNLDKWFWGGMP; encoded by the coding sequence ATGCCATCTGCATCTTTCCACAGAATTCTACGACCATTTCTACTTGGCACCTTTCTACTGGGCTGTTTTGTGACTCTGGTTTTGATGTACTTCAAACCGTCAACTAGCTGGCTATCAGGTCCTGTAGAGTCAACCGCATCCACTATCCAAGTTAAAAATCTCTTCTCTACCAAGGGTGACAAAAACCTTACCACTGTACTCGTCTGGCTCTGGCCCTTTGGACAGACCTATGACCTGGGTGTCTGCAGCTCTCTGTTCAACATCGAGGGCTGTTTCATCACAGCAGATCGGAACCTATATAATAAGTCAGATGGGGTCGTCATACATCACAGGGATATCTGTACTGATCTCTCCAACCTGCCCCCCCTTCAGCGTCCCTCCTTCCAAAAGTGGATATGGATGAACCTAGAGTCACCATCCCACTCCTCTCAGCTGCCCGGTATTGAAAACTTGTTCAATTTAACTTTGAACTATCGTCAGGATGCTGATATCGAAGTGCCTTATGGGTCGATTGTGGCGGCCCAAGGGGACGAGGATTTCGTGCCTCCGAGCAAAAGCAAGTTGATCTGCTGGATTGTCAGCAACTGGAACCAGGATCACATGCGAGTGAAGTACTACAACGAGCTCTATAAACATATTGAGGTTCACGCTTACGGACAAGCCTTTGGAGAGTACATTGCAGATCAAGAATACTTTCCTACCATCGCCAGTTGTAAATTCTACTTGGCGTTTGAGAACTCAATTCACAAAGACTACATCACAGAGAAACTGTATAACCCACTCTCTGTAGGGACGGTGCCTGTGGTTTTAGGTCCACCAAGACAGAACTACGAGAACTTTGTCCAGGGGGAAGCCTTTATCCATGTGGATGACTTCACCTCACCCAAAGAGCTGGCTGATTATCTCCTGCTATTGGACAGGAATGAGGAGATGTATCTCAGATACTTTGAGTGGCGACGGCACTTTAAAGTGAAAAAGGCATACTTCTGGGCCGAACACACATGCCTCGCTTGTGATAATCTCAAAAGGCACAAGGAGTACAAGGCATTCAATAACCTTGATAAATGGTTTTGGGGTGGAATGCCTTGA